Proteins found in one Oscillospiraceae bacterium genomic segment:
- a CDS encoding Gx transporter family protein, which translates to MTVRTKKVAYYGIFLCFCILMGWLERLIVLPLPVPGIKLGLANAAILVLLYHDGIKPAVGINFLRIVLVNLMFGGLSGFIYAFFGAFLAMAIEIPLSRIKRLGVAGVSVAAASVHIVGQLFAAQLMTASKAVWAYLPWLLIAAVLTGLLTGAIAAATLRYLPKAKL; encoded by the coding sequence ATGACGGTACGCACCAAAAAAGTTGCTTATTACGGGATTTTTCTCTGCTTCTGCATTCTGATGGGCTGGCTGGAACGACTGATTGTGCTGCCGCTTCCGGTGCCCGGAATTAAGCTTGGGCTTGCCAATGCGGCGATTTTGGTGCTGCTGTATCATGACGGAATAAAACCCGCAGTAGGGATCAATTTTCTGCGCATCGTTCTTGTCAATCTGATGTTCGGCGGGCTTTCCGGCTTTATCTATGCCTTTTTCGGCGCTTTTTTGGCGATGGCAATCGAAATCCCGCTGTCACGTATCAAGCGACTGGGGGTTGCAGGGGTCAGCGTGGCGGCAGCCTCGGTGCATATTGTCGGGCAGCTGTTTGCGGCACAGCTGATGACCGCCTCAAAGGCCGTCTGGGCTTATTTACCCTGGCTGCTGATCGCAGCAGTCCTGACCGGCCTTCTCACCGGCGCGATTGCCGCAGCGACATTGCGCTATTTACCGAAAGCAAAATTGTAG
- a CDS encoding NusG domain II-containing protein, with protein MKKPFLKKLDILIVILILVASAAGFLLLSADGGSGTSVKITKNGELVGIYPINQDNLIVVDEHNSVRIEGGKVWMDHADCPDGYCLKMGKITRGSIICLPNRVVVEIISGNTPDAIAG; from the coding sequence ATGAAAAAGCCGTTTCTTAAAAAACTGGATATTCTCATTGTCATCCTGATTCTCGTGGCTTCCGCTGCGGGTTTTTTGCTGCTCTCTGCCGACGGCGGTTCCGGTACCAGTGTTAAAATTACTAAAAACGGAGAATTGGTTGGCATCTACCCGATCAATCAGGACAATCTAATCGTCGTCGACGAACACAACTCGGTGCGCATTGAAGGCGGCAAGGTCTGGATGGACCACGCCGACTGTCCCGATGGCTACTGCCTGAAGATGGGTAAGATCACACGCGGCAGCATCATCTGCCTCCCAAACCGCGTTGTCGTCGAAATTATTTCCGGCAATACACCTGACGCAATAGCAGGATAA
- a CDS encoding FAD:protein FMN transferase: MRRFICLLFCALLLVVPMSGCGSTTLMYTTTVFGQTLSVKIFRQTDDSILTQIAEVCKRDELIYSAENPDSELYALNLTDDEATSVSDELMRMIRLAVYYNELSGGMYDFTASPLDALWDFSQAEVPKEKDLDEELERVGMINVTLGANTVTLDNGVVIDFGGLAEAKLISDLSELLSGLEVRAEITIGDLICVINEEEGKKIGLEMPYNDDIDSLGTITLTGSRTAVTLRADDGFLLEGVRYHKFLDPTTGMPAATDLLAVTVIAPTATQAYAMAQTIIRTGLYSGLELTGKVVGGDALMITDGLEIRVTSGFTETYTPDFAIAYTEQVR, translated from the coding sequence ATGCGCCGCTTTATCTGTCTGCTGTTTTGCGCTTTATTGCTGGTTGTTCCGATGAGCGGCTGCGGTTCGACTACACTGATGTATACCACAACGGTGTTCGGGCAGACCCTCTCGGTGAAAATTTTTCGGCAGACCGATGATTCGATTTTAACACAGATTGCCGAGGTGTGCAAGCGGGATGAATTGATCTATTCCGCCGAAAATCCCGACAGCGAGTTGTATGCGCTTAACCTGACCGACGATGAAGCCACCTCTGTTTCGGACGAATTGATGCGAATGATCCGGCTTGCGGTTTATTATAACGAACTCTCGGGCGGTATGTACGATTTTACCGCCTCTCCCTTGGATGCGCTTTGGGATTTTTCACAGGCGGAGGTTCCGAAAGAGAAAGATCTTGACGAGGAATTGGAGCGTGTCGGCATGATCAATGTCACACTCGGAGCCAATACCGTCACACTTGACAACGGCGTGGTCATCGATTTCGGCGGGCTTGCAGAAGCCAAATTGATCTCTGATTTATCCGAGCTGCTCTCCGGGCTGGAGGTACGCGCCGAGATTACCATCGGCGACCTGATCTGTGTCATCAACGAGGAAGAGGGCAAAAAAATCGGTTTGGAAATGCCCTATAACGACGATATCGATTCACTGGGTACGATCACATTGACCGGCAGCCGTACTGCGGTAACGCTGCGCGCTGACGACGGATTTTTACTCGAAGGCGTACGTTATCATAAATTCCTCGACCCGACAACCGGGATGCCTGCGGCGACCGATTTGCTGGCTGTAACCGTGATTGCACCGACTGCCACGCAGGCCTATGCCATGGCGCAGACCATCATTCGTACCGGTCTTTACTCCGGCCTTGAATTGACCGGGAAAGTGGTCGGAGGGGACGCGCTGATGATTACTGACGGACTTGAAATCAGAGTGACCTCGGGCTTCACCGAGACTTATACGCCCGACTTCGCCATCGCCTATACCGAACAGGTCAGATAA
- a CDS encoding AEC family transporter, whose translation MVDTLALLKAVALMILFIIPGFALRKLGFADGTVAKGFANTILYITQPAMLIVLFIRPYDASIMKTAAWVFGFSMVVHAFFYLIMMRFFKKAPEKIAKVSRFGAIFSNAGYMGIPVIVAALGNEAGIYASVYIIAFNIYAWSLGALVYSGDKKYISAKKVFINPATVPIYIGLLFFLLPIDQYVPTLVVDGLTTLKETVAPMAMMLIGIRLADVKIKSAFKDKWMWQTLAIRLFLLPAIAWGIMRVVGLTGWFADITAMTVVLICASTPCSTITSMFAEKFDCEPVYASKIVSISTVFSVLTIPLVSLLLKI comes from the coding sequence ATGGTTGACACACTTGCGCTGCTCAAAGCGGTAGCGCTGATGATATTATTCATCATCCCCGGTTTCGCGCTTCGAAAACTGGGTTTTGCCGACGGTACCGTTGCCAAGGGCTTTGCCAACACCATTTTATACATAACGCAGCCCGCGATGCTGATCGTGCTGTTCATTCGTCCCTATGACGCCTCCATCATGAAAACGGCGGCTTGGGTCTTCGGGTTTAGTATGGTGGTACACGCGTTTTTTTATTTGATTATGATGCGGTTTTTCAAAAAGGCGCCCGAGAAGATCGCTAAAGTCAGCCGCTTCGGCGCGATATTTTCAAATGCCGGTTATATGGGCATTCCGGTTATTGTGGCTGCACTCGGAAACGAAGCCGGTATTTATGCTTCGGTTTATATCATTGCGTTTAACATCTATGCGTGGTCATTGGGCGCATTGGTTTACAGCGGAGACAAGAAATACATATCCGCTAAAAAGGTCTTCATTAACCCCGCAACCGTGCCGATTTACATCGGGCTGCTGTTTTTCCTGTTGCCGATCGATCAATATGTGCCGACGCTTGTGGTGGACGGTCTGACCACGCTGAAAGAAACCGTGGCACCGATGGCGATGATGCTGATCGGTATTCGGCTTGCCGACGTTAAAATCAAGTCCGCGTTCAAGGATAAATGGATGTGGCAGACGCTTGCGATTCGTCTGTTTTTACTGCCGGCGATCGCCTGGGGCATTATGCGTGTGGTCGGTCTGACCGGATGGTTTGCCGATATCACCGCAATGACCGTGGTGTTGATCTGCGCCTCGACGCCCTGTTCCACGATCACCAGCATGTTCGCCGAAAAATTCGACTGCGAACCTGTCTATGCCAGCAAAATCGTCTCAATCAGCACGGTGTTTTCGGTACTGACGATTCCGTTGGTGTCGCTTTTGTTGAAAATATAG
- a CDS encoding MarR family winged helix-turn-helix transcriptional regulator — MENEDKHRKEKIHGELHSGIWEMLSALKAFNENILEPYAQKQGLTFLQSRVLMGIKHGKITTVGGLAEHASLYQGNASTLCKRLEQQGFLRRERSSVDERVVNLILTEKGLTAAENIMNRMQYIDSFIEQNAKDDIKTMRDGAKAFLKIVSLITENEL, encoded by the coding sequence ATGGAAAACGAAGATAAACACCGGAAAGAAAAAATACACGGAGAGCTGCACAGCGGTATTTGGGAAATGTTAAGCGCTTTAAAAGCCTTTAACGAAAACATTTTGGAACCATACGCGCAAAAACAGGGGTTGACCTTTTTGCAGTCGCGGGTTCTGATGGGAATTAAACACGGTAAAATCACAACGGTCGGGGGTCTGGCTGAACATGCTTCGCTGTATCAGGGTAATGCTTCCACGCTGTGCAAGCGTCTGGAACAACAGGGATTTTTACGCCGCGAACGCAGTTCGGTTGATGAACGCGTCGTCAATTTAATCCTGACCGAAAAAGGACTCACTGCAGCCGAGAATATCATGAACCGCATGCAGTATATCGACTCTTTTATCGAACAAAACGCAAAGGACGATATTAAAACCATGCGCGATGGGGCAAAAGCCTTTTTAAAAATCGTCAGTTTAATTACAGAAAACGAACTTTAG
- a CDS encoding MFS transporter has product MKEKLRKLTPAMLFILLFGMVSLFSDMTHEGAASINGAYLTLLGASAATIGFISGLGELVGYSLRYLFGRLTDRSKKYWPITIIGYIIDVLAVPALALVGENGWILACVFIITERAGKAIKKPAKNTLLSFAASQEGAGKSFAIHEMLDQIGAFLGPVLLYLIMLFKTSGSTYRIYAFCFAVLAVPAALTIIMLFVTKRKFPNPERFEPEPEKSAPFKFEKRFLFYIAGISLFAFGFIDYSLVLMHVSREFTNLTSGLSDTSALVNSGTLPLLYAGAMLVDAFSALIFGIMYDKKGYRALILSTAISAPFAFFIFAFKSVPMLLAGIILWGIGMGAQESVLKAVVSTIIPKDSRATGYGIFEFAFGIFWFMGSWLLGVLYDVSIPAMIAVSIAAQLAAIPFYYLSSKNSQKI; this is encoded by the coding sequence GGCCAGCATCAACGGGGCATATCTGACGCTGCTCGGCGCCTCGGCCGCCACGATCGGTTTTATCTCCGGTCTCGGCGAACTGGTGGGCTATTCCCTGCGTTATCTGTTCGGACGCCTGACCGACCGCTCGAAAAAATATTGGCCGATCACAATCATCGGATATATCATCGACGTGCTGGCGGTGCCGGCTCTTGCGCTGGTCGGTGAAAACGGTTGGATTCTCGCCTGCGTGTTCATCATCACCGAGCGGGCCGGAAAGGCCATCAAAAAACCGGCTAAAAACACCCTTTTGTCCTTCGCGGCCTCTCAGGAAGGCGCCGGTAAGAGTTTTGCCATTCATGAGATGTTGGATCAGATCGGCGCTTTTTTAGGGCCGGTGCTGCTGTATCTGATCATGCTGTTCAAAACGAGCGGCTCGACCTATCGGATTTATGCGTTTTGTTTTGCGGTTCTGGCTGTTCCGGCGGCGCTGACGATCATCATGCTGTTTGTGACGAAGCGCAAATTCCCCAATCCGGAACGCTTCGAGCCGGAACCCGAAAAAAGCGCGCCCTTTAAATTTGAAAAACGCTTCCTTTTTTATATCGCGGGCATCAGTTTATTTGCCTTCGGCTTCATTGATTATTCGCTGGTCCTCATGCATGTCTCGCGGGAATTCACCAATCTGACTTCCGGCCTGTCGGATACCTCCGCGCTGGTCAACAGCGGGACGCTGCCGCTGTTGTATGCCGGCGCCATGCTGGTGGACGCTTTCTCCGCCCTGATTTTCGGAATCATGTACGACAAAAAGGGCTATCGTGCGTTGATTTTATCCACCGCGATCTCCGCGCCTTTCGCATTTTTCATCTTCGCATTCAAATCCGTTCCGATGCTGCTTGCCGGTATCATCCTCTGGGGTATCGGCATGGGCGCGCAGGAGTCCGTTCTGAAAGCCGTCGTCTCTACGATAATCCCAAAGGACAGCCGCGCCACCGGTTACGGGATTTTTGAATTCGCTTTCGGCATCTTCTGGTTTATGGGAAGCTGGCTGCTGGGCGTTTTATATGATGTGAGCATTCCGGCAATGATCGCCGTCTCAATCGCTGCGCAGCTTGCAGCGATCCCGTTTTATTATCTCTCTTCGAAAAATTCTCAGAAAATTTAA